In Leishmania mexicana MHOM/GT/2001/U1103 complete genome, chromosome 34, one DNA window encodes the following:
- a CDS encoding putative 2-oxoisovalerate dehydrogenase beta subunit,mitochondrial precursor, which translates to MRRLFAASGTSVVAASSAAARRHGSVQPSEFVFAPVPGEEEATRNGVKMNLFQAVNSGLDHALSKERTVLLGEDVAFGGVFRCTLDLRKKHGPQRVFDSPLTEQGIVGFAVGMAAVGWHPIAEVQFADYIFPAFDQIVNEAAKYRFRTGGSFHCGMLIRAPCSAVGHGGIYHSQSVESYFTHCPGLKIVMPSSPSEAKGLLLKCVEENDPCIFFEPKILYRSAVEEVNPDYYTLPLGKGRVLVEGRDVTMVTYGSQVYVAAKAAEMARKEGISVELIDLRSLLPWDRQLVADSVKKTGKVIVTHEAPKTSGYGAELVSSVTEDCFLSLEAPPMRVCGLDTPFPLHERLYLPNELKLLDAIKSVVHF; encoded by the coding sequence ATGCGTCGCCTCTTTGCTGCCTCTGGCACTTCGGTCGTCGCAGCGAGCTCTGCGGCGGCCAGGAGGCATGGCAGCGTTCAACCGAGCGAGTTCGTATTCGCACCCGTCCccggcgaggaagaggcgacGCGCAACGGCGTCAAGATGAACTTGTTCCAGGCGGTCAACTCGGGTCTTGATCACGCACTGTCCAAAGAGAGGACGGTACTTCTCGGCGAAGACGTCGCGTTCGGGGGCGTTTTTCGTTGCACGCTTGATCTGCGCAAGAAGCATGGTCCGCAGAGGGTATTCGACTCGCCGCTAACGGAGCAGGGCATTGTCGGCTTTGCGGTAGGCATGGCTGCCGTCGGCTGGCACCCCATCGCCGAGGTACAGTTCGCCGACTACATCTTTCCAGCCTTTGACCAGATTGTAAACGAAGCTGCCAAGTACCGCTTTCGAACGGGCGGCAGCTTTCACTGTGGCATGCTGATTCGCGCCCCGTGCTCTGCGGTAGGCCATGGTGGCATTTATCACTCACAGAGTGTTGAGAGCTACTTTACTCACTGCCCTGGATTGAAGATCGTCATGCCGTCATCCCCGTCGGAGGCAAAGGGTCTGCTGCTGAAATGTGTCGAGGAGAATGACCCCTGCATCTTCTTTGAGCCCAAGATTCTCTACCGCAGTGCAGTAGAGGAGGTGAACCCGGACTACTACACACTGCCGCTGGGCAAGGGCCGAGTTCTAGTAGAGGGGCGTGACGTGACCATGGTTACCTACGGTTCTCAAGTGTACGTGGCGGCCAAGGCGGCAGAGATGGCGCGCAAGGAGGGCATCTCCGTAGAACTCATTGACCTTCGCAGCTTGTTGCCGTGGGACCGTCAGCTGGTGGCGGACTCGGTGAAGAAGACGGGTAAGGTGATTGTCACGCATGAGGCGCCAAAGACGAGCGGGTACGGTGCCGAGTTGGTGTCCAGCGTAACAGAGGACTGCTTCCTCTCACTCGAGGCCCCGccgatgcgcgtgtgcggcttGGACACGCCTTTTCCTTTGCACGAGCGCCTCTACCTACCGAACGAGCTGAAACTGTTGGACGCTATCAAGTCCGTGGTGCACTTCTGA